The following are encoded in a window of Acidimicrobiales bacterium genomic DNA:
- the rpsB gene encoding 30S ribosomal protein S2, which produces MTAVVTMKQLLEAGVHFGHQTRRWNPKMQRFIHGDRNGIYIIDLQQTLQRIETAYTFVRDTVAGGGTILFVGTKKQAQGPVQSYAEKSGMPYINERWLGGMLTNFETMSKRVAKMKEYQRMRASGEFEAMPKKEALMISRELDKLERNLGGIRDMEQLPDIVFVLDTKKEHIAVTEANKLGIPIVAVVDTNCDPDIIQYVIPGNDDAIRSGDLMCRVIADAVLEGRFIRSRREGGDSSGPRRSLREEDEIAAQQAEARRQAALAAAEREARIASGASAEAAPAAPAEAAPAEAAPAETSSPAPAAPAEAAPAEAAPAETSSPAPAAPAEAAQDATTQSESAPDETTQES; this is translated from the coding sequence ATGACTGCTGTCGTGACCATGAAGCAACTGCTCGAGGCCGGGGTGCACTTCGGTCACCAGACGAGGCGCTGGAACCCCAAGATGCAGCGGTTCATCCACGGAGACCGCAACGGCATCTACATCATCGATCTCCAGCAGACCCTCCAGCGCATCGAGACCGCCTACACGTTCGTGCGCGACACCGTCGCCGGCGGCGGCACCATCTTGTTCGTCGGCACCAAGAAGCAGGCTCAGGGGCCGGTGCAGTCCTATGCCGAGAAGTCCGGGATGCCCTACATCAACGAGCGCTGGCTCGGCGGCATGCTCACCAACTTCGAGACCATGTCCAAGCGCGTGGCCAAGATGAAGGAGTACCAGCGCATGCGTGCCTCGGGTGAGTTCGAGGCGATGCCCAAGAAGGAAGCGCTGATGATCTCCCGTGAGCTCGACAAGCTCGAGCGGAACCTGGGTGGCATCCGCGACATGGAGCAGCTGCCCGACATCGTGTTCGTGCTCGACACCAAGAAGGAGCACATCGCGGTCACCGAGGCCAACAAGCTCGGCATCCCGATCGTGGCGGTGGTGGACACCAACTGCGACCCCGACATCATCCAGTACGTGATCCCCGGCAACGACGACGCCATCCGCTCCGGCGACCTCATGTGCCGGGTCATCGCCGACGCCGTTCTCGAGGGACGCTTCATCCGGTCCCGTCGCGAGGGTGGCGACAGCAGCGGCCCCCGTCGCAGCCTCCGCGAGGAGGACGAGATCGCCGCCCAGCAAGCCGAGGCCCGTCGTCAGGCTGCGCTTGCCGCAGCCGAGCGGGAGGCCCGCATCGCGTCCGGCGCCAGTGCCGAGGCCGCCCCGGCTGCGCCTGCTGAGGCTGCTCCTGCCGAGGCCGCTCCTGCGGAGACCTCCTCGCCTGCTCCGGCTGCCCCTGCCGAGGCCGCTCCTGCCGAGGCTGCTCCTGCGGAGACCTCCTCGCCTGCTCCGGCCGCTCCTGCCGAGGCCGCCCAGGATGCCACCACCCAGTCCGAGTCCGCCCCCGACGAGACCACCCAGGAGTCGTAA
- the pyrH gene encoding UMP kinase: MTAADPDTGTEANLDPVASKRTARWDRVVLKVSGEAFAGAASYGIDGATVRDIAEVIVAVKAEFDVDIAVVVGGGNIWRGMTGQGAGMDRAQADYMGMLATVINALALQDVLEQLGQPTRVQSAIHMAQVAEPYIRRRAVRHLEKGRVVIFAGGSGNPFFTTDTTAALRAVEIEAGALLKGTHGGTDGIYTDDPRTNPDATKLDQITYLDVIKQGLQAMDSTAVTLCMENEMPVVYFDLLGPGNVRSILAGEPVGTLVT; the protein is encoded by the coding sequence GTGACCGCGGCCGACCCCGACACCGGCACCGAGGCGAACCTCGATCCCGTGGCGTCCAAGCGAACGGCCCGATGGGATCGTGTGGTGCTGAAGGTGTCGGGCGAGGCGTTCGCGGGCGCCGCCAGCTACGGCATCGACGGTGCGACGGTGCGCGACATCGCCGAGGTGATCGTCGCCGTCAAGGCCGAGTTCGACGTCGACATCGCGGTGGTGGTCGGCGGCGGCAACATCTGGCGGGGGATGACCGGTCAGGGTGCGGGCATGGACCGCGCCCAAGCCGACTACATGGGCATGCTCGCCACCGTCATCAACGCCCTGGCCCTCCAGGACGTGCTCGAGCAGCTCGGTCAGCCGACCCGGGTGCAGAGCGCCATCCACATGGCCCAGGTGGCCGAGCCCTACATCCGCCGACGGGCCGTGCGCCACCTCGAGAAGGGCCGAGTGGTGATCTTCGCTGGAGGCAGCGGCAACCCCTTCTTCACCACCGACACCACTGCGGCGCTGCGGGCGGTCGAGATCGAGGCCGGAGCGTTGCTGAAGGGCACCCACGGAGGTACCGACGGCATCTACACCGACGACCCCCGCACCAATCCCGACGCCACCAAGCTCGATCAGATCACCTACCTCGACGTGATCAAGCAGGGGCTGCAGGCCATGGACTCCACTGCGGTCACGCTGTGCATGGAGAACGAGATGCCCGTCGTCTACTTCGACCTGCTCGGCCCCGGCAACGTGCGGTCCATCCTGGCGGGTGAGCCGGTCGGTACGCTGGTCACATGA
- the dprA gene encoding DNA-processing protein DprA: MRASSREPEEAAVALASLPAMGPGRLTALVRTFGFARAWDAVCRGRPSDEPDVARALGAKAREIQDEWARASRTLDPSALFDQHHRAGIEVTTIGADRFPSVLAADLEPPMVLFSVGDLEAISGRRVAIVGTRRCTRSGRLTAREMGRQLAEAGVAVVSGLALGIDGAAHEGTLEASDGAAPIGVVGTGLDTVYPRRHQRLWDAVSARGVLVSEVPMGAGALPWRFPARNRIIAALSEVVVVVESHATGGALHTVDEALRRDRQALVVPGSVRSPASAGTNALLHEGLGPARDVTDVLIALGFSAVTANDAAGHDSAPRRSDLGRADADLLDLVGDTPVSVDQLAARSGLALGDLAVRLMNLEHRGWLVRSGGWVERVRT, translated from the coding sequence GTGAGAGCTTCGAGCCGGGAACCCGAAGAGGCGGCGGTGGCGCTGGCCTCGCTGCCCGCCATGGGGCCGGGCAGGCTCACCGCCCTGGTGCGGACCTTCGGGTTCGCCCGAGCCTGGGATGCCGTGTGCCGGGGGCGACCATCCGACGAGCCCGACGTGGCTCGTGCCCTCGGCGCGAAGGCACGCGAGATCCAGGACGAGTGGGCGCGTGCATCTCGGACGCTCGACCCATCGGCGCTGTTCGACCAGCACCATCGGGCCGGCATCGAGGTCACCACCATCGGCGCCGATCGATTTCCGTCGGTCCTGGCGGCCGATCTCGAACCGCCCATGGTGCTGTTCTCCGTCGGCGATCTCGAAGCGATCAGCGGCCGGCGGGTGGCCATCGTCGGAACCCGCCGGTGCACGCGCAGCGGCCGTCTCACGGCACGGGAGATGGGCCGGCAGCTGGCCGAGGCTGGTGTGGCGGTGGTGTCGGGACTGGCGCTGGGCATCGACGGCGCCGCGCACGAAGGCACGTTGGAGGCCAGCGATGGTGCCGCGCCGATCGGTGTGGTCGGGACGGGTCTCGACACCGTGTACCCGCGTCGTCACCAGCGGCTCTGGGATGCGGTCTCGGCCAGGGGCGTGCTGGTGTCGGAGGTGCCGATGGGCGCAGGTGCGCTGCCGTGGCGGTTCCCCGCTCGAAACCGGATCATCGCCGCCCTGTCCGAGGTGGTCGTGGTGGTCGAGTCCCACGCCACCGGTGGTGCGCTGCACACCGTCGACGAAGCACTTCGGCGCGACCGCCAGGCGCTGGTGGTGCCCGGGTCGGTGCGCAGCCCTGCCTCGGCGGGCACCAACGCGCTGTTGCACGAGGGCCTCGGCCCTGCCCGCGATGTCACCGATGTGCTGATCGCTCTCGGGTTCTCCGCTGTCACAGCCAACGATGCCGCGGGCCACGATTCCGCGCCGCGCCGCTCCGACCTCGGCCGCGCCGACGCCGACCTGCTCGACCTGGTCGGCGACACGCCGGTCAGTGTCGACCAGTTGGCTGCTCGCTCCGGTCTGGCGCTCGGCGATCTGGCGGTGCGGCTGATGAACCTCGAGCACCGAGGGTGGCTCGTGCGCTCGGGCGGCTGGGTCGAACGGGTGCGGACATGA
- the tsf gene encoding translation elongation factor Ts, with protein sequence MSSITAKDVQALRQATGAGMMDAKKALTNNDGDFDAAAKWLREQGLVKAASRSDRENTQGAVAIARADGAIAMVELKCETDFSAKADDFIKAVTTLAEAVAARGEGAVSELAAEVDQMKITKKENIEVGEVVRWEIGESDIVDAYLHLQDGRGVNGVLVELSGGSVELAHDIAVHIAFSKPDYRSRDEVPTELVEAERSALIDLTKAEGKPEAALDKIVEGRLTGWFKERVLLEQSFVRDEKQTIAQLLGDAKLVRFDQIVIGS encoded by the coding sequence ATGTCCAGCATCACCGCCAAGGACGTCCAGGCGCTGCGTCAGGCCACCGGCGCCGGCATGATGGACGCCAAGAAGGCGCTCACCAACAACGACGGCGACTTCGACGCCGCCGCCAAGTGGCTCCGCGAGCAGGGTCTGGTCAAGGCCGCCAGCCGCAGCGATCGCGAGAACACCCAGGGAGCGGTCGCCATCGCCAGGGCCGACGGCGCCATCGCCATGGTCGAGCTCAAGTGCGAGACCGACTTCTCGGCCAAGGCCGACGACTTCATCAAGGCCGTCACCACCCTGGCCGAGGCGGTCGCAGCTCGGGGCGAGGGAGCGGTCAGTGAGCTGGCCGCCGAGGTCGACCAGATGAAGATCACCAAGAAGGAGAACATCGAGGTCGGCGAGGTGGTGCGCTGGGAGATCGGCGAGAGCGACATCGTCGACGCCTACCTCCACCTGCAGGACGGTCGTGGTGTCAACGGCGTGCTGGTCGAGCTCAGCGGCGGGTCCGTCGAGCTCGCCCACGACATCGCGGTCCACATCGCGTTCTCCAAGCCCGACTACCGCAGCCGCGACGAGGTGCCCACCGAGCTGGTCGAGGCCGAGCGCAGTGCGCTCATCGACCTCACCAAGGCCGAGGGAAAGCCCGAGGCCGCGCTCGACAAGATCGTCGAGGGTCGTCTCACCGGCTGGTTCAAGGAACGGGTTCTGCTCGAACAGAGCTTCGTGCGCGACGAGAAGCAGACCATCGCCCAACTGCTCGGCGACGCAAAGCTGGTGCGCTTCGACCAGATCGTGATCGGCAGCTGA
- the whiG gene encoding RNA polymerase sigma factor WhiG has product MDHDPLDIDEIWNEFKRTGDRGVRDQLILHYSPLVKFVAGRMAVGLPQNVEQADLASYGVFGLIDAIEKFEPARGFKFETYAISRIKGAILDELRSIDWVPRSVRAKARAVENAYSTLESKLHRTPTDSEIAAELDVSEEQLQATLSQISFVGLAALDETLSMGGGERESFTLGDTIADKRDGPVDAFEVEEMRSLLADSINRMPEREKIVLTLYYYEGLTLAEIGEVLSVTESRVCQIHTKAVLQLRSRISASQRELA; this is encoded by the coding sequence GTGGATCACGACCCCCTCGACATCGATGAGATCTGGAACGAGTTCAAGCGCACCGGCGACCGGGGTGTCCGCGACCAGTTGATCCTGCACTACTCGCCGCTGGTGAAGTTCGTCGCCGGGCGCATGGCGGTGGGTCTGCCCCAGAACGTCGAACAGGCCGACCTGGCCAGCTACGGAGTCTTCGGGCTCATCGACGCCATCGAGAAGTTCGAGCCGGCCAGGGGGTTCAAGTTCGAGACCTACGCGATCTCTCGCATCAAGGGCGCCATCCTCGACGAGCTCCGATCCATCGACTGGGTTCCTCGCTCGGTGCGGGCCAAGGCCCGAGCGGTGGAGAACGCCTACTCGACGCTCGAGTCGAAGCTGCACCGCACGCCCACCGACAGCGAGATCGCCGCCGAGCTCGACGTCAGCGAGGAGCAGCTGCAGGCGACCTTGAGCCAGATCTCGTTCGTGGGTCTGGCGGCGCTGGACGAGACGTTGTCGATGGGCGGGGGAGAGCGCGAGTCGTTCACCCTGGGCGACACGATCGCCGACAAGCGAGACGGCCCGGTCGACGCGTTCGAGGTCGAGGAGATGCGGTCGCTGCTGGCTGACTCCATCAACCGCATGCCCGAGCGCGAGAAGATCGTGCTCACCCTCTACTACTACGAGGGTCTCACCCTCGCCGAGATCGGCGAGGTCCTCTCGGTCACCGAGAGTCGTGTGTGTCAGATCCACACCAAGGCGGTGCTCCAGCTGCGGTCCAGGATCTCCGCATCGCAGCGCGAGCTGGCGTAG
- a CDS encoding peptidoglycan DD-metalloendopeptidase family protein: protein MVVRVTALIVVLGAVAALLVPVPARADEGSGAVTYEHPVDAEIIDGFRPPLTRFGPGNRGVEYATAPGDEIRAAADGVVTFAGQVGGALHVTVEHPDRRLTSYSGVGELSVRLGQQVAAGQVVARAGGVTHVGVREQGRYVDPEALFGAGPIAVRLVPESPLGGSAWTTPGQRAAELRLIALDLGGGGGFGVLGRLGGALMGAGGWMIDSGTTVLGMQLEAARWLGTSTSEVVMAVAPYVAEVSWYLAPYALGAVNPYLSGVVFGILVPLAQGEVPPILLFTFDVLESPWRTFATVVEWWHHRQICTPEGVIAEQPAGRRVAVLVAGLDSSSDGASIGELRTDELGYHEGDVIGFSYAGGRTPGHFDDETASATGDLAHIEATAYGPGASSTELGSRGALLADLLTEVARSAPDATVDLYAHSQGGVVARLALRELESREGGREVIERLGLVATMATPHQGADLATLSVEASTLSGGTIALRAVEGVIGSTADPRGTNLPDLSRRSDLLLELGSRPLPDGPDYLSAGASGDPLVADRRTRLDGARHVTVPIVGTGAHGAVPGHETTTRELALGLADMGPACRGLFETMGDHLASEMVLTATSLGGLAITAATLPIGPDDLAGDLLGDALGASVG, encoded by the coding sequence ATGGTGGTGCGCGTCACGGCGCTCATTGTTGTGCTCGGGGCAGTCGCTGCCCTCCTCGTCCCTGTTCCCGCGCGTGCCGACGAGGGTTCCGGTGCGGTCACCTACGAGCATCCGGTCGACGCCGAGATCATCGACGGGTTCAGACCCCCGCTCACCCGCTTCGGGCCCGGCAACCGGGGGGTCGAGTACGCCACCGCGCCCGGAGATGAGATCCGGGCCGCGGCCGACGGTGTGGTCACCTTCGCCGGCCAGGTCGGGGGCGCCCTGCACGTCACGGTCGAGCACCCCGACCGGCGCCTGACCAGCTACTCGGGTGTCGGTGAGCTGTCGGTCCGGCTGGGCCAGCAGGTGGCCGCAGGCCAGGTCGTTGCCCGCGCAGGTGGGGTCACCCACGTAGGCGTTCGCGAGCAGGGTCGCTACGTCGACCCCGAGGCGCTCTTCGGGGCGGGACCGATCGCGGTGCGGCTGGTGCCCGAGTCGCCCCTGGGCGGCAGCGCCTGGACGACCCCGGGCCAGCGTGCGGCCGAGCTCCGGCTGATCGCCCTCGACCTGGGGGGAGGCGGTGGTTTCGGGGTGCTCGGCCGCCTGGGAGGCGCGCTGATGGGAGCGGGCGGGTGGATGATCGACAGCGGCACGACCGTGCTCGGGATGCAGCTCGAGGCCGCCCGGTGGTTGGGCACCTCCACCTCCGAGGTGGTCATGGCTGTTGCCCCGTACGTGGCGGAGGTGAGCTGGTATCTGGCCCCCTACGCCCTCGGTGCGGTCAACCCGTACCTCTCCGGGGTGGTCTTCGGGATCCTGGTCCCGCTCGCCCAGGGCGAGGTGCCCCCGATACTGCTGTTCACCTTCGACGTGCTCGAATCGCCCTGGCGCACGTTCGCGACGGTCGTCGAGTGGTGGCACCATCGCCAGATCTGCACCCCCGAGGGCGTCATCGCCGAGCAGCCGGCGGGTCGTCGGGTCGCGGTGTTGGTGGCTGGTCTGGACTCCAGCAGCGACGGGGCATCCATCGGCGAGCTCCGGACCGACGAGCTCGGCTACCACGAGGGTGATGTCATCGGGTTCAGCTATGCGGGCGGGCGTACCCCCGGTCACTTCGACGACGAGACCGCGTCGGCGACCGGGGACCTGGCCCACATCGAGGCGACCGCCTATGGCCCGGGAGCGTCCTCGACCGAGCTGGGCTCACGTGGCGCGCTGCTCGCAGACCTGCTGACCGAGGTAGCTCGCTCCGCGCCCGATGCCACCGTCGACCTCTACGCCCACTCCCAGGGTGGCGTCGTGGCGCGCCTGGCCCTGCGCGAGCTGGAGTCCCGTGAGGGGGGACGGGAGGTGATCGAGCGCCTGGGGCTGGTGGCCACCATGGCCACGCCCCACCAGGGAGCCGATCTGGCCACGCTGTCGGTCGAGGCGAGCACGCTGTCCGGAGGGACGATCGCCCTCCGGGCCGTGGAGGGGGTCATCGGCTCGACCGCCGACCCGCGGGGTACCAATCTCCCCGACCTGTCCCGACGTTCCGACCTGCTCCTCGAGCTCGGGTCGAGACCCCTGCCCGACGGGCCCGACTACCTCAGCGCGGGAGCCAGCGGCGACCCCCTGGTCGCCGACCGCAGAACCCGGCTCGACGGGGCCCGCCACGTGACCGTGCCCATCGTGGGGACCGGCGCCCATGGCGCGGTGCCCGGGCACGAGACCACCACCAGGGAGCTGGCGCTGGGTCTGGCCGACATGGGTCCCGCGTGTCGGGGCTTGTTCGAGACCATGGGCGACCACCTCGCCTCCGAGATGGTGCTGACCGCGACCAGTCTGGGCGGTCTGGCCATCACCGCTGCGACTCTGCCCATTGGTCCCGACGACCTGGCGGGCGACCTGCTCGGCGATGCGCTCGGTGCCTCGGTCGGCTGA